The Mycobacterium avium subsp. avium genomic sequence GGCGTGAAGTAGAGGACCAGGGCCAGACCGATCCCGACGATCACCAGCAGGATGGTCACCATCAACATCTTCAGGCCCCGAACCACGCCGCGCGCAACGGGTTTGGGCTGGTTGACCGGCCGCCCCGCGGCCCTGCGCTTGGCCTCGCGGCGCGCCTCCTCGATGGCCATGGCCCGGGCCTGCGCGGCGCGGCGTTCGGCTCGCTCGCGGCGGGCCCGCCGGCGCGGCCCCTCCACCTCGGCCTGCTCCGCGCCGCCATCGGCGCGCTGCTGCGGGCCGGTGCCGACGAACAGCGGTTCGGTGACGGCCTCGCCCACCACGTCGGCCGGGCCCGACCCGGTCGGTTCGGGGTCCGGCTGCGTCATCGCAACGCCCCCGGCGCACCGCGGTTGGCCCGCACCCGCAGCGCGGTGACGATCTCGGGGCCCAGCAGCGTGACGTCGCCGGCCCCCATGGTGACGATGACATCGCCGGGCGCGGCGGCCGCGGCGACCTGCTCGGCGGCCGCGGAGAAGTCCGGCAGGTAGCGCACCGGCACGCTGACGTGCTCGGCGACGCTGGCTCCGCTGACACCGGCCAGCGGCTGTTCGCGCGCGCCGTAGACGTCCAGCACGAAAACCTCGTCCGCGGCGTCCAGGGCGTGACCGAACTCCTCGGCGAAAGCCTTTGTGCGCGAATATAAATGGGGCTGGAACACCGCGATGCTGCGACCACCGCCGCTCTGTTCGAGCAGGGTGCGCACCGCCGCCAGCGTGGCGGCGATCTCGGTGGGGTGATGGGCGTAGTCGTCGAACACCCGCACCGTCGAGCTGGGGGCCGACCCACCGGCGGTGCCGACCAGTTCGAAGCGGCGGCGCACCCCCTCGAAGCCGGCCAGCCCGTCCAGCACCGCCTCGGTCGGCGCGCCGATCTCGATCGCCGCGAGCAGCGCGCCCAGCGCGTTGAGCGCCATGTGCCGCCCCGGCACCGAGAGCCGCATCACCAGCGGGTGTTGCTGCTCGCCGGCCAGCCGGATCTGGGCGACCGCCTCGGTACCCTGCTGCTGCCAGGACACCAGGGTGGCGGCCAGCGGTTCGCCGGACGGGGCTTGGCCGTGCGACCCGGATCCGTAGCGCAGCACCCGAATTCCGAGTTCGGCGGTGCGCCGGGCCAGCGCGGCCGCGCCCGGGTCGTCGACGCACACCACCAGCGCGCCGCCGGGGGCCAGCCGCTCCACGAACGCGTCGA encodes the following:
- the murC gene encoding UDP-N-acetylmuramate--L-alanine ligase; translation: MTTDQLPAELERVHMVGIGGAGMSGIARILLDRGGLVSGSDAKESRGIHALRARGAQIRIGHDASSLDLLPGGPTAVITTHAAIPKTNPELVEARRRGIPVILRPAVLAKLMDGRTTLMVTGTHGKTTTTSMLIVALQHCGRDPSFAVGGEMGEAGTNAHHGSGDCFVAEADESDGSLLEYTPDVAVVTNIETDHLDFYGSADAYIAVFDAFVERLAPGGALVVCVDDPGAAALARRTAELGIRVLRYGSGSHGQAPSGEPLAATLVSWQQQGTEAVAQIRLAGEQQHPLVMRLSVPGRHMALNALGALLAAIEIGAPTEAVLDGLAGFEGVRRRFELVGTAGGSAPSSTVRVFDDYAHHPTEIAATLAAVRTLLEQSGGGRSIAVFQPHLYSRTKAFAEEFGHALDAADEVFVLDVYGAREQPLAGVSGASVAEHVSVPVRYLPDFSAAAEQVAAAAAPGDVIVTMGAGDVTLLGPEIVTALRVRANRGAPGALR